A region of the Legionella sp. PATHC035 genome:
ACAAATAATACGAGAGCGACCCGTGTCAATAATTTTGTTAAATCGCTGCCACCCAATGTGACACAAGTTACAGACCCCACCGATCCAACGGTGTGCGGCAGCACTTTTGACTTGGGACCAAATGGTTCTATTAATCAGAGTTGTACATTAAAACTTAAGGTATCGGGTGAGGTAAATCGCGCCGATCCCAATTCTCAGCATCATTTATTTATTTGTCTTCCTGGCGGTAAAACCTGCGCAGGTCCTACGCCAGAAAATTCATTAAATGTGACGGTGGATAGTAATGGACCGGGTCTCACTACGATTTCGTTAGCAGTTGGTGCTTACGGAACGAATACAACCGGAGCGCCGGTTGTTTATAAAAGTAGCGATAATGGGATGACCTGGCCTACAGCGGTGCTTCCATCAGTTTCTGGAATTTCGAGTTTTCAAACCTTCCTTTTTGGGGTTGGATGCACTGGAAAATTCTGTACCACTATCGGTAATTATTTTACCAATAATGGCGCGGTGCAACCAATAAGTTATTCGACTAAAGATGGGGGTTCGACCTGGTCTGCAGTTAATGTACTGTCAACTAATGGCATTCCGGCAATAAATAATTATAACCAAATTAATGCAGTAAGCTGTTCGGGTTCAAATTGCACTGCGGTAGGTTTTAGCGGTCCTACGAGTGGAGGTACTCCGTTGCCACTGACTTATTCTAGTACAGATTATGGTACCACGTGGTCACCGCCTAATTTGCTTTCTATTGCCGCACTTCCTCCAGCAAACCAAGGAGCAAGGTTAGGCTCTGTTAGTTGTTCTGGAACCAATTGTACTGCTGTTGGTTTTTATTATGATAGTTTAGGCCACCGGATACCTTTAAGTTATTACAGTACCAATAATGGTGTGACGTGGTCATCAGCAATCCTTCCATCGACTGCTGGGCTTCCCGCTGGGAATACAGGTGCAAAATTGAATGGTGTGAGTTGTGTTGGCAATAATTGCACTGCTGTTGGTGAAACAGATGGACCGACTGATGTACCTTTTAGCTATACAAGCACTGATGCGGGACATTCTTGGTCTGAAGCAACACTCCTCTCATTGAGTGGCCTGCCCGTCGGCAGTGAAGGGGTCGGCTTAAATGGCGTAAGCTGTACTGGCACCCAGTGCGTTGCGGTTGGTCTATATCGAGATTCTAGCTTCGCCGTAGTTGCACCAGTAAGCTATAACAGCTCAAATAATGGCGTAACCTGGTCAAGCATTGTGCTTCCTCCAACGAACAATTTCCCCTCAGGCTTTGGGCGAGGAGAGTTGTTCGGTGTGAGTTGCATAGGAACAAACTGTTCGGCCGTAGGTTCCTATTCGGACACAAACAATATTTCGCTTCCTTTAGCCTACTATAGCGCAGATAACGGGGTGACTTGGACTACTGCTTTACCCAGTATATCCTCGATTTCAGGTGCTCTATTCGCTGTTCTTTTTGGAGTAGGTGGCTCTGAGAGCGGAAATTTACAGACTTAATCCATTTACAACGTATATAGCCCGGATGAGGTGCGTTCTTCATCCGGGATTACCTATCGCTAGAAGTATTCTACATTTGAACCCATGTCATGAAATTATTTTAACCAGTAACGCACTTTAAACATCTCAATATCTTTCTGTGGGGATAACCAGCTGACAACGCCTAAAATACTCGTTGTCTCGTGTGCCAGTCGTATCGGTTTGAAACACCCTTTGTCCAAAATGACTTCAATAAAATAGGAGAAGGGCTCCTTTACATAGAGTTGGAGGAGTAATTTGAGTTGGTTGATGTGTTCCGTATGGATTAAAAATTTAGGAAATACATCAGCACTTAGTGGGCCTATAGAAATTAATAAACTATTGCTCGTCGATTTAAATTGGCTTCCCAGGTACGCTGTTTTACTTAAGTGATGATTCGCTTTACCTAAAAGGCAATATTGTTCCTCAGGTATATCTTGTATTGATCGGAAAAATGAAGAAATATTAATCGGTACCTTGAAATAATCATTTAATAAACTTTTTAGACTCCAAATGGATTTATTATCTGCAACCCAGTGGCTGGAATAGCGCAGCAAATAATTGTAATTCGGTATTTTGTCTCGCAGCTCTTTTCCTGCCATCCCGATAAACCCAAAAAGCGCTTCTCTATAAATGGGATCGTGATGTTCTGCAAATTGTTCAAATATCCTATTTTTCGACCATGCTTCAAAAAGGATCTTGTAAAGTCGCTTATGAAAGATATCGAGCAAACATTTTACCTCATCCGAATCCTGATCATTATCTTGGATAAGTTGCTCTGTATAAAATGTAGGAAGTGGAGAAGTTGTGCCGTATAAACTAAAAAAAGTGGCAATTAGAGTAAAATGATTGGTGTCAGTATGACGTCGAATCTCATGAATGTCGGTTTCAGGAAAGGCCAAAGTTAATAGGGGAATGATATCTAATTTCCCGTTTAAGCCCTCGTGTTGTGCTTCATAGTCTATGAGATGGCCAAGCAAACGAATTGCTTGATAAAAATTAAAACTTTTAGGTTGAGTTAATAGCTTTTCTAAGATATTAAGCTCGGATTGTTCAACCTCGGCTGCCATTTCCATACCTCTTTAGTTCGAGCATTTTGTAAATGTAAGAGAGTGAATGTATTGATGGGGGCATTGAGTCCGAAAAAAACATCCATCATGCAGCCAAATAAATACATATCTCCAATGCATTTAAAACAATCAGGGTCACAAATGAGCGTAATATGAGACCCTGCGATCATCTCTCCATAATAAAGACGACGCGCTTTATTCACAATGATATTTTCAATCCCTTTGACTCTGCTCATATTCAATTGATAGTTTTCTCCTTTTTCATAGAGATACAAATTAAAAATATGTCTGAGGCGATTTTTATCCAAGAGTTGCAGTAAATTCAGTGCCAATAATGACTGAAAATTCCATATTAAAGCCTTATCATAAGTTGGAATTAAAAAAGAAGAGGGAGGGATAAGATTTGTATAAGTCAGATTTTCAGGTGAGCTGTCAGTGGGTAGGGTAATATCGCCTTTATCTAATAGTCTGGGTAAAGCCCCATTGCTGCACATAAGTTCTATGGATAAGGTTTCATCGACAGGAAATCCTTTATCAAAATCGTAGAAGAAACTAATGTAGGTATTTCGTCCAGGTCCAGTGACCGAAGGCCGATGATGATAGGTATATTTATAGTTTAAATTCAATTCTTGGTTAAAGTTTAATAAGTGATCATACTCAATACGTTTTCGTTCTTGCTGGCGGTATCCGGTAACCTTCTTTACATCATATACAGCATAGTTTTCACCAAAATCATGATTGGGGATAATTTGATAATCGGGTTGCTTATGATCCAGATAAATAGGTTCAGCATGATGATCAAACAAATTAATGATAGGTACGGCATGCAATACCAATTGTAAATTATCTAAACCCTCCATCCATTGAGGCACTTCTTCCAATTCAAAATTGATTTTAAAATCAAAACCATCAGTATTCCTTTGCCATTTTTCCAAACCAACCAAACGAAGAAAAAGAAACTTATAGGGTTGATGGAGATACTCATATAAAACGCGATGAGGGTGATGAATGTTGGGGGGAAGCGGGTATAACACCTCCTCATTATCAAAGCCACACGGTTGCAACTGATCTGGAGTTAAAACCAGTTTTTCTTCTCCTGGTGCTTCAATAGTAATTCTGCTAACAAACCGTTGCAGTAGATAAAAGGTATTACATGCATCATGCAAATTTTGATTAATAAAAAAGCGTAATGAAGAGGCTTGCCAATTTTTTAAGGTGATGCCGCAAAGATGGCAATTGATTTCGAATTGACTCACTCCACGAATTGAATCTTGAAAGTGAATACTCGTAATAGTAACGGGCTCTACTTGTATGGGGGTTGTCGTACGAAAGATACATTTCATCTCATTAATTGGAATAGAGGCTAATTCAGTCCCTTCAGGGACAAAAAGCGGTTCACCTAAGTTACTTTTAGGAATAAACTGAATGACTGACGTACTCGGTACTGGTTTTGAATAAAGCGTAAAAAATAACTGGGTTAAGTCATCTACCATTCCAGGTAATTTTTCATCAATGACCATCTGTACTTGGCTCGTAAGAAAAGCAACGCCTTCCAACAATCGCTCGATATCGGGATCAGTACTTTGTTCCCTTAACAAAGGAGCGATTGCGGGATAATGCTCTGCATACTCTCGGGCTAGTTTCCGTATTTTATTTAATTCATTCTGGTAATAATCAATTATCATTTCTCTGCCTTAGAGCCTGTTCAAAGTCTCTTGTCTTGGCTGTAAAACACTGATGTTCCTGCATCCAGCGGCTCTATTGAAAATCGTAGGTCATTCCCGCGATGGCGGGAAAGACAAAAAACAGTTGGGTAATGTGCGTATCCCTCCAAACTATTTATTCAATAACGCCCCTCACGCGAACGACTTTGCAGCGGCTCTTAGAGTTACAACGTAACAAGCACGCGTCCTTTGGTTGTTAAAATAGTAGTAAAGTAAACGTTGAGGCTATCAAATGACTTATGTAATTTCGCAAAAATATTACAGGTAATAATTTGCTTACTTGGTTCAATAAAAATTTGAGATACCTGAACAGATTCCAAACGTGGTTCATAACGAAGAATGATTTCTTCCAAATGAGTTCTTAATTCTTCTTGATAAGCAAAAGAGTAATCCTCAACAAGTATGGGTAATTCAGATAATCCGTACTCCTTATCAATTGGGACGCTACCTTGTCTTGTGGATAAGATTTTTTCAACGTGATTGCGTATGGATTCAATCAGTATGGATGAATCTAATCTAGCGGATAAAAGAGATCCCTGACGAGCATAGCGACGAACTCGTTCCGTTAAACGCTCTTCTCTCATTAACCAACTCGCATTAATTTAGTTAAATCCCATCCAAATTCTTGATTGTTCTTCTTATCCATTACTTTATAAACTGTAGGGCGCATATCCACAATGAATAAAGGGCCTGCTGGATGAGAATACGCATAATCTACCTCCAGGATTTTGGCTTTCTCTAGAGTAATCTCAACTGCGGCTTCAACTTCTCCAGAAGCGCTAGAGCGTAGGCAATGGATAATGGCCGAATTGATGTCCTCGCCGGTAAAGATGCTTTGAGTATGTGGTACAACGCCTGCCTGATCCCACAATCCGGTGAGACGAAAATATTTGCAATCGGGAACGCCAATCAGTTGATTTTGCGCATCGAATGCTCGCGTGATGCGTTGTTTAAAATCAAGTAGCGTAACCCATCCTTCATATCCTTTTACAGTACTGCTGCCTTTAACGACTCCGGAGGCCTGAGTAGTAATTTTTGCCATCAGTTTATACTGAGTCCTTGCAATCTCAGAGTCTGGTAACATAGGTAATATGGCTATGTCATTTCCCTCACTTTCATTTGAAGCCACTTTTATTCTCCTTGCTTAAGATCGAGACTACCCGTTAATTGTAATGTGATGTAAGCACCCATGAATTTAAAATGAGGTCGAACAATTAAGACGCATTTATACCATCCAGGCTCACCAGGAACATCTTCTACATTCACTTTTGCAAGTCTCAATGGTTTTTTTGCTCTGACTTCGGGGACTGGATTATCCATATCAACCACATAGCCATTAATCCAAGTATTTAACTCACGTTCTATATCATCACGTTCTTTCGCTAGACCAATTTTTTCACGTTGTATCACTTTCAGATAATGAGCAAGTCTGCAAATGATAAACATATAAGGAAACTGAGTTCCTAATCTATAATTCGTTTGAGCTGTTTTACCTTCAGGGGTATCTGGAAAATGTTTCGCTTTTTGGATTGAGTTTGCTGAGAAAAACGCAGCATTATCTGCCCCTTTTCGCATCGTGAGTGGAATAAATCCTTGCTCCGACAATTCATATTCACGACGTTCGGAAATGAGTAATTCAGTCGGGATTTTTGTTTGAATTTCACCCATGGCCTCAAAAAAATAAGAAGGTAAGTTTTCAACTGCCCCACCGCCTTGAGGACCAATAATGTTGACGCACCAACGATATTTGGCAAAACTTTGAGACAAGCATCCAGCAAAAGCAAAAGCACTATTTCCCCATGAAAACGCATTTTCGCCAGAACTTACATCTTCCTCATAATTGAATGAACGAACCCCATAAGTGTCTTTACCGTAGGGCATTCGTAGCATAAAACGAGGTAAAACCAGGCCTATATATCGTGAATCTTCGGATTCCCGTAAACTGTGCCAAGGAATGTACACAGGGCTTTCAAATATTGCTTCGATGTCATTCAAATGAGGTAATTCAGACATGGATTTGATATTGAAAAACTCAGGACTCGCTGCGGCTATGAAAGGGACATGGGCCATCGCACAAACAGCCGCGATATTTCTGAGCAGCGTGACATCTTTATAACTTGGAGTAAATGAGTAATTACCAATGATGGCACCATAAGGCCTACCACCAAATTGACCGTATTCTTTGGTATAAACTTGTTTATACAAGCCTGATTTGGGTATTTCAGGTGCATCAATAAAGTCATCAAACAGTTCATCTTTTGATACATGAATGAATTCAATCAAACTGTTTTCACGGAAATCGGTACGGTCGACTAAATATTTTAAACTGCGCCATGCGGATTCGAGTTTTTGAAACTCAGAATTATGGAGGACTTCATCCATTTGTACCGACAGTTGCTTATCCAATATCGCAATCACGTCATCCACTAAAGCAGGGGTTACCGTTTCATCGGTGCGTTTGTTTTCAATAATATTATCAATAAAAGCAAGCAAACCTTTCTGGGTGAGGGCATATTGCTCTTCATCCTCAGTAATGTTGGTTCCTGCAAATAACTCCTGCAGCGCTATTTCTTCTTTTTTCTTAGCATTATCTTGTGCATCAGCCATGGCTGTCTCCTTGATCCTGCGGCTTTATTTTTGGGGGCTTATTTCTTGTCCTTAATTTCCTTGATGAGTGCCTCGCGTGCTGCAGAATCTTTAACAATAGCATCCAATCTGCGTCGAAACTCCGGAATATTTCCAAGTGGGCCCTTTAATGCTTTTAATGCTTCTCGTACCTCAAAGAGTTTTTGTAACTGTGGGACTTGATGTAAGATTCCATCAGGATCAAAGTCTCTCATTGTTTCAAATTTTAAATCAATGCTCACAGTATCGTCTTTGTTTTTACTAAAACGATTGGGTACGCGAAGGGATAATTTAATGTGGTGTTCTTTGAGCACGTCATTAAAATTGTCTTTGTTGATATTAACGGTGCGACGTTTTTCTAAAGGAGTGTTGTCTCCTCCTGGATAAAACTCTCCAAGAACGAGTTGACGTAAAGGAAGTTCAATCTCTTCCTCAACTCCCTCTATCAGCGCTTTATAAACAATATTAATACGTTCCTTTGGAGCGACAGATTGTTCCTTATTAGTCATTTTTTATCCTTAATAAACCGAATTCATTATAATAAAAAATCCTGTAATAATAAAAAATTAGCATATATTTCAAGATTTACAAAATTATTCCAGAAACAATTTTGTTTCTTTATCTCGAGGGGGGGCGGGTAAAACCCCATCGGAACGCAGAGCTAGGGTATGGAGAGTCTTCGCTGCACTTGGGAGCACAGGGTATAAAACCTTTCCTAAGTATTGGATTTACTCTTTTGATTCTTCAATATAACCTGGGGTATGAATTGTGGGGGCTAATACGTGGCCGGTATCGGCAAGTTCCACTCCCTTTCCGGCTTTTGCCAAAACAGGAGAAACCAGTGATTCATTGGCTTTACTCAGCTGATTGACCAAAGTTGCTCCAGCCTCCGCTGTGGCTTCCAATCCAGGAATCTCCTCTTTAGCGGCAACCCAGGCAGCCGCTGCCGATGCTCGGAGCGTTGCAGTTAAACCTGTAGCCATTACCAATTCCTCTTCAACAATAGCTTCAGCCAGTGCTGCGGCTGCTTCTGCTGCTTCCCCTGCTTCAGGACCGAGTTCTACCATGGGACCTCCAGACATCTCGCCTGATATATTGACAATGACGCTTGCCAAATTGATTGTTGGCGCCGCTAAGGTGATTGCCGTTTCAGCAACAAACTCAAGAGCGGGTGCTTGTAAGGTAATTGCACCATCGGTAATGGTAATCGAACTGGTCCCGACCGTCAGTGAAATGCTTTCCTCGGCTTCCAACATCACAACTGGGGCTGTTTTTAAACTCGTCGAACTGTCTTCTTCATAACGCCAGCCACTAGTAAGTTTCACCTGAAATCCAGAAGTTACATCGATGGTGGCACCGGTTCGTTCTATAAAATCAAGTCCCAAGACGGATTGGGCTCGGGCACCATAATACACATAATAAGCGGCCCCTTTATTCGAATAAGAAGTAACACCCCAGACATCCGTGAAGTTGTTACCGCCAATATTCTGCGCCTGATGTCCGGATATCTCACTGATAGAGTTTTTTTCAATCCGTTGATAGGCGTTACTTTTAGTATTGAGAAAAAAGCCTGCATCAAGTTGTGATTCAAATACATTATCAGTACCCAGAGTTAAGGTGGTTTCATTATGAGGTGTTGAGAGCTGTATCCCTTTAGTATCGCCATCCTGTTCATTGATGAAGAACAGATTTTCTTCTTTAGTATAAAGCCCCATATAATTTTGATTTTTTGAGGTAATCACATTTCGATGCGTGGAATTATTCACGGTACCCAATAGGATCGGTAGATCAGGATTACCAAATTGAAAACCGATGAGTACTTCATCGCCTTTACGAAGTGGCAGGCTAAATGCGTAATGGTCGCCAATATAGGATTCCATTTTGCGTACCCATCCAGAGCCTTTACCTGGCTTATCATTACTAATGGCAATTCGAAATTTGTAGAATCCTTTTTTACTGATTTGGACGGTATTATCGTCCCCCTCATGATCGACAAAACCGGGTAACATGCCATGGATGCGCGGCGTTCGATCTTGGATGGTTTGTCTGTAGGCAACGGATTTATTGATCGCTTTATACTCACATTTAAAATAATCTTCAGGGTGGTGTTCCTCGCCACTGTGAAGTGATGCAAAGGAGCGCTTTTGCGAGCCATGATAGGTACTTTCAACAATCAACATCGGAATGTTTAATGAAGCCACTTTGAAATTTTTATGGTGAATGATTGTTCCTGGATTAATGAAAGATCCTGAAGAAATTCCCGTTAAAATTTCTTTTTTCCATAGATAACTTTCGCTAATAAATTTCGCGAATTGCTGATTCTCCTGATTGCTTTTGATGTGTTCTGCCCAATACACTATTTCGCCGTGGCCCATTGCATCAATAATCGCTTTCGAAGAATAGGGCTTTGATGATTGCTCGGAGTTATATGCTTTGACGGTCACCTTTTGTGGCAGTGCCTGGGTAGTCAATTGAAAATTGTATACCAAATTTGCTGTAGGGTTATTTTGACTGGCCAGAGTATAAGACTGGTAATACATTTCATGGATGTCTTGATTATTCTTGAGAGTAGAATTGGCATCGGTTATGACTAATTTTTCCTCGTTCTTCTCTTGAGTAAAGTAATAAAATAATCCTTCAAGCTCCATCCAACGGGTAATGAAATCCCAATCCATTTCATTGTATTGAAAAATAAACTCTCTGGGTTTATGTTCCATGATTAAGTCGAGTTCAACTTGCGTTATTCCATTTTTATTCAATAGGTGTTTAATGACTTGAGGTATCGATTTATTAAGAAATACTTCTGTATTTCGGATGTGTTGTAGACGATGAACTTTAGGCATGAATTGAATTTTATAGCGGTAATGCTTATCGTAATTATCCAGTTGAGTAAACGAGACAACCTCGCCATTTAACGGAGTTGTTCCTCCGCCTTTTTTAGCAAATTGTAATTGTACTTTTTGGCTCATGACTTGTTGTGCGTGAATGGGGGTTTTGCTTACAAACTCAACGGTGAAGCAATATAACGAGGAAATAGCCAGGGTGCCTGAAAATTCGATGACAATGATTTCTGACGGAGCACCGCCTGGGATTTGTAATTTGGGCATCAATACCTTGGCTTGCATGAAGACTCCTGTGCCTCGATCGTTAAGGGGTACGAAAAACATCCTGTTCTAAAAAAGAATGAGGTTTTTGCACTCTAGATGGATGCATTGACAATAACGAAGGATTCTTATTCATGTCAAGGTAGTTAGATACCCCCGTCTTTTTCATGTAAGCTCATTGACAACCCATAGTACATCCCGCATATTGTCAGCAACGTTCGAAGTTGATGTTGCATTAGGACTACTCTTCAAAGATGAAGATATTTAAAGAGAAATCACATACCGTAATCACCTTCAATTACCGCCATCAGGGCAAATCAAAATTAGCCATTACGATTATGGCCATGTTTTCTTTCGCAAAACAAAATCAATTCCTTAGTTATGCTGATTTTTGGCGTGTGGCCAAAAAATCATTTAATTTTAAGGAAGGAGAATTTATTGATTTACATATGGCAAAGCAAAGGGCTGAGTTTTTGGTTAAAGGCTCCTGCTACAGCTATGATCGTGAAACCCGCCAAAGTTTTGTGACAGTGACTTTGGACAATCGGGAAAAACAACTCACGGTATGGGGTGACAGGCGATGGCTAAAGGATGAGGAACACTATCGTTTATCTCAAGCAGAGCAGTTCACAAAAATCCCGATTACTTTAAACAACGCTTACGGGGGAATGGAGCATGAACTTAATCCCGATGGGACGGGATGGGTAAAACACACAGAAACCATCTCCGAAATTAAGGTACCGAATGTGGAATTGCCAGGGCAATTGATAAAGCACCCCAATGATACTCCTGCACCTGCCTTATTAGTACCCTACTCGCCAACCTGCAGGTACCAACTGAGTAAATTCGGTACAATTGATGAAGAATGGTTACGCAATGAAAGTCCTTACTATCCTGCAGATATTGATTGGCTCTATTTTAATCTTGCCCCAGCAGATCAACAACGAGAGATTTTCTTTAAAGGGGATGAACGATTTTCCTGTATTCATATGCATCCTGAGAAAAAAAGCATCGAGGGTCAATTGCCAGGACTGCGTCTACGTTGTTTTTATAAACGGATTCATAGCACCGATCGCCTCAGTGAGCTTCAGGTGAATTTGGATACCATTTGGCTATTGCCCGATCAAGAAAAGGGAATACTCATTTGGCATGGCATTATCGATACCCAGGATATTGCTGCTAATGATATTGAGTTTATCTATAGTGTGAATGAAGTTTTGGCCGAAGCACCTAAGGATATCGATTATTATGCGACCCGGCGTAGCAAACCCAAAGAGGTAGTCCCTGAAAAACTACGCAGCAAGTCCAAAACGACCAATCAATCCGTATTAAGGGGATTGGGTTTTAATTTAGATGAAGCAGTCAATGAAATTGTAGAGCATGTATTTCCAGAAAGGAAAAAATATTTGGAGCAGAATACAGCGCTTCAGATATTTCAGGGAAAAACTCCGACAGAGTCGCTTTTGGCTATGGAGCAGTACTTTAAAAATCGCAACCAAGAATTTCCTTCCCCTGCCTCATTAAAAAATAAGCTCAGAGCAGAATTACACACTGAAAAAATACCTTATACAGGCAATAGGCAGGGGAGGCAATTTCTGGATTTTCTTAAAAAGCAGATCACGAACAGAACTTCTTCAAAATCCACACAATCTGAAGAGTTAGGCCGGTTTGAAAAGCTCGAACAACAGATTGAATATCTGGATCAAGTCAGTGCAATCACTCAATTTCGAACAGGGGCAGTTCGTACTTCAGCCTATTCACGTGAGGCAGTTGTTACAGGTCTAAAAGAGGGAAAAGATTTTTCTGGAGAAAATTTGGCAGGAATTGATTTATCGGATTTGGATTTATCAGGAATTAATTTATCAGGCTGTAATTTAAGCGCATGTAACTTGACACGCACGAGGTTAATCGAAGCCAATTTATCAATGGCCACATTATTCGATGCTCATTTATCTGAGACACAGCTGGTCCATGCCAATTTAACCAATGCACTAATTAAAAATTCTGGGTTGAATGGGACCAATTTTTCGGAAAGTTGTCTGCAGCATGCATCGATTGAGGACTGTTCTGGTGAAAAGATGAATTTCGCTAACGCTATTTTAAATCGAGTGCATTTTAAGAAATGCCACTTTCATGAAGGGCACTTTGTTGGCATAAAAGCTAATTTTCTTGATATGGTAGACTGCACGTTTGAGGGGAGTGATTTTACTGAAGCGAGAATGCAATTTGCGAGTGTTCATCAAGGCGATTGGCGCACGATTAATTTCTCGAAAGCGGATTTGTCGCATGCGCATTTTGTAGGCATTCAATTATCGGTTGTAGTCGGGAATCATCTAATCGCCCCTCATCTTTCACTGACTGATTGTACTATTGAACATCTTGTTTTAGATAAGAGTCAGTGTGAGCGCCTTAGTTGTAAAGGGTCAACTATCTCTGAGAGTACTTTTTCGAATAGTGAGTTAACCCGACTCAATTTACAGAACGCCAAGGTAGCGCAAAGCCATTTTATCCAATGCAATTTGACTCATCTACGTGGCAATAAGCAAACCAAAATATCATTGAGTCATTTTGAGCAATGCAATTTGAGCAATTCGGCCTTACTCGGTGGTCACTATGAAGGCCTTACGGTGACCGATTCCAGCTTGGATGCATCTCAGGTAGTGCACAGCACCTGGAAAACCGCCATTTTCCGCAAATGCAGCGCAAAAAAATTCAGGTTTGTGAATTCAACCATTGATGCATGTTCTTTTCAGGACATCAATTTTTTTCAGGGTATATTCCATAGTTCAACTTTTGAAACAACGACATTCAATCATTGTAATTTATACAGTATCGCGTTCACTGGTTGCCAACGGAAGGAAGTCACTATCGATGATTGCCTTGTGAAAAAATTGACTTTAAATCAGGAGGAACAACCTTCATGAATGCTGAAGAATTGGCAACCAAGCTGGCGCAAAGGAAAATCATCCAAAACGTTGCCTTCGACTCTATGACCATTGAAGGAATTGAGGTGCTGCGTGCAGTATTTGTGGCAGTTGATTTTAAGAATGTGGTGTTTAAGGAGGTGAAGTTTATGGCCTCTGTCTTTGAAAAATGCCGTTTTGAACACGTTACATTTGAAGCATGCACTATGCAGTTGTGTACGGTTACTTCTTGTACCATAAACCATTTAACCAGTAAGCAAACCAATTGGAGTTCTTCTCTGTTTCGATTAAATGAAGGCTCCATTTATCTGCATGCAACCGAATCTAATTTTTCGAATAGCAAATTGCTTGGACATAATTTGCAAAAGAGCCATTTTAAAAATTGCACCTTAAATCAAACGAATTTTTCAAAATGTGACTTGTCTGAGTCCGTTTTTATGAATTCTACCATGGAAAAATGTACTGCAAAAAACGCACGCTTTGTTTCGGTTTTATTTGATACCGTTAATTTAACGGCAGCAAATTTTGAGGCCAGTGAGTTTAGTAAAATTAA
Encoded here:
- a CDS encoding sialidase family protein, whose protein sequence is MKRYSLNSIGLAIFLNSMTSYALPFNIIPQGKLPTTIFKGETANASYTVTNNTRATRVNNFVKSLPPNVTQVTDPTDPTVCGSTFDLGPNGSINQSCTLKLKVSGEVNRADPNSQHHLFICLPGGKTCAGPTPENSLNVTVDSNGPGLTTISLAVGAYGTNTTGAPVVYKSSDNGMTWPTAVLPSVSGISSFQTFLFGVGCTGKFCTTIGNYFTNNGAVQPISYSTKDGGSTWSAVNVLSTNGIPAINNYNQINAVSCSGSNCTAVGFSGPTSGGTPLPLTYSSTDYGTTWSPPNLLSIAALPPANQGARLGSVSCSGTNCTAVGFYYDSLGHRIPLSYYSTNNGVTWSSAILPSTAGLPAGNTGAKLNGVSCVGNNCTAVGETDGPTDVPFSYTSTDAGHSWSEATLLSLSGLPVGSEGVGLNGVSCTGTQCVAVGLYRDSSFAVVAPVSYNSSNNGVTWSSIVLPPTNNFPSGFGRGELFGVSCIGTNCSAVGSYSDTNNISLPLAYYSADNGVTWTTALPSISSISGALFAVLFGVGGSESGNLQT
- the tssG gene encoding type VI secretion system baseplate subunit TssG, with the protein product MAAEVEQSELNILEKLLTQPKSFNFYQAIRLLGHLIDYEAQHEGLNGKLDIIPLLTLAFPETDIHEIRRHTDTNHFTLIATFFSLYGTTSPLPTFYTEQLIQDNDQDSDEVKCLLDIFHKRLYKILFEAWSKNRIFEQFAEHHDPIYREALFGFIGMAGKELRDKIPNYNYLLRYSSHWVADNKSIWSLKSLLNDYFKVPINISSFFRSIQDIPEEQYCLLGKANHHLSKTAYLGSQFKSTSNSLLISIGPLSADVFPKFLIHTEHINQLKLLLQLYVKEPFSYFIEVILDKGCFKPIRLAHETTSILGVVSWLSPQKDIEMFKVRYWLK
- the tssF gene encoding type VI secretion system baseplate subunit TssF, with translation MIIDYYQNELNKIRKLAREYAEHYPAIAPLLREQSTDPDIERLLEGVAFLTSQVQMVIDEKLPGMVDDLTQLFFTLYSKPVPSTSVIQFIPKSNLGEPLFVPEGTELASIPINEMKCIFRTTTPIQVEPVTITSIHFQDSIRGVSQFEINCHLCGITLKNWQASSLRFFINQNLHDACNTFYLLQRFVSRITIEAPGEEKLVLTPDQLQPCGFDNEEVLYPLPPNIHHPHRVLYEYLHQPYKFLFLRLVGLEKWQRNTDGFDFKINFELEEVPQWMEGLDNLQLVLHAVPIINLFDHHAEPIYLDHKQPDYQIIPNHDFGENYAVYDVKKVTGYRQQERKRIEYDHLLNFNQELNLNYKYTYHHRPSVTGPGRNTYISFFYDFDKGFPVDETLSIELMCSNGALPRLLDKGDITLPTDSSPENLTYTNLIPPSSFLIPTYDKALIWNFQSLLALNLLQLLDKNRLRHIFNLYLYEKGENYQLNMSRVKGIENIIVNKARRLYYGEMIAGSHITLICDPDCFKCIGDMYLFGCMMDVFFGLNAPINTFTLLHLQNARTKEVWKWQPRLNNPSLIS
- the tssE gene encoding type VI secretion system baseplate subunit TssE, whose translation is MREERLTERVRRYARQGSLLSARLDSSILIESIRNHVEKILSTRQGSVPIDKEYGLSELPILVEDYSFAYQEELRTHLEEIILRYEPRLESVQVSQIFIEPSKQIITCNIFAKLHKSFDSLNVYFTTILTTKGRVLVTL
- a CDS encoding type VI secretion system tube protein Hcp encodes the protein MASNESEGNDIAILPMLPDSEIARTQYKLMAKITTQASGVVKGSSTVKGYEGWVTLLDFKQRITRAFDAQNQLIGVPDCKYFRLTGLWDQAGVVPHTQSIFTGEDINSAIIHCLRSSASGEVEAAVEITLEKAKILEVDYAYSHPAGPLFIVDMRPTVYKVMDKKNNQEFGWDLTKLMRVG